From a region of the Phragmites australis chromosome 21, lpPhrAust1.1, whole genome shotgun sequence genome:
- the LOC133903979 gene encoding expansin-B3-like, which translates to MASVSCKVVALGAVLFSLLVTYGSCARPVNFNASDFTADPNWEAARATWYGAPTGAGPDDDGGACGFKNVNMPPFSAMTSCGNEPLFKDGKGCGSCYQIRCVNHPACSGNPETVIITDMNYYPVAKYHFDLSGTAFGAMSKPGRNDELRHAGIIDIQFKRVPCNYPGQKVTFHVEEGSNPVYLAVLVEFEDGDGDVVQVDLMEANSGSWTPMRESWGSIWRLDSSHRLTAPFSLRITNESGRTLVANQVIPANWVPNTYYRSIIQY; encoded by the exons ATGGCCTCCGTCTCCTGCAAGGTGGTTGCACTTGGTGCAGTGCTCTTCTCCCTCCTTGTCACGTATGGCTCGTGCGCTAGGCCGGTCAATTTTAACGCCTCCGACTTCACCGCCGACCCCAACTGGGAGGCTGCCAGGGCCACCTGGTACGGCGCGCCCACCGGCGCCGGCCCTGACGACGACG GTGGCGCCTGCGGGTTCAAGAACGTGAACATGCCGCCGTTCTCGGCCATGACGTCGTGCGGCAACGAGCCCCTGTTCAAGGATGGCAAGGGCTGCGGCTCCTGCTACCAG ATAAGATGCGTCAACCATCCTGCGTGCTCCGGCAACCCGGAGACGGTCATCATCACCGACATGAACTACTACCCGGTCGCCAAGTACCACTTCGACCTCAGCGGCACGGCCTTCGGCGCCATGTCCAAGCCCGGCCGCAACGACGAGCTCCGCCACGCTGGCATCATCGACATCCAGTTCAAGAG AGTGCCCTGCAACTACCCCGGCCAGAAGGTGACGTTCCACGTCGAGGAGGGCTCGAACCCCGTCTACTTGGCGGTGCTCGTCGAGTTCGAAGACGGTGACGGCGACGTGGTGCAGGTGGACCTCATGGAGGCCAACTCCGGGTCGTGGACGCCGATGCGCGAGTCGTGGGGATCCATCTGGAGGCTGGACTCCAGCCATCGGCTCACGGCGCCATTCTCGCTGCGCATCACCAACGAGTCCGGCAGGACGCTGGTGGCCAACCAGGTGATCCCAGCCAACTGGGTGCCCAACACGTACTACCGCTCCATCATCCAATATTAG